The Novosphingobium aromaticivorans DSM 12444 genome segment CGGCAAGGCGCTTTCGCTGTTCACCATGCTTGCGGACCTGCGCGGTCACGAATTCCCCGTGCGGGGTCGCCGTGCATCCGGCGTCGTCCACGATGCGCAAGGGCGCAACTGGCAGGATCTGATCGCGGCTGAACGCTCCGCCATGGGCACCAGCGAGCAGCCCTACGTGCTGGTGGTAGGCGCCGGGCAGGCCGGACTTGCCATCGGTGCAACGCTGCGCCTGCTGGGCGTGCCGCACCTTCTGATCGACAAGCATCCGCGCGTGGGAGACCAGTGGCGTTCGCGCTACAAGTCGCTCACGCTGCACGACCCGGTCTGGTACGATCACATGCCGTACCTGCCCTTCCCCGATCACTGGCCGGTCTTTACGCCCAAGGACAAGATGGGCGACTGGCTGGAGCTTTATGCCGAGGCGATGGAGCTCAACGTCTGGTGCGACACCGAGTTGCTCGCCGCGCGGCATGACCCCGCCACCGGCGCCTGGACCGCCCGCGTCCGCCGGGGCGGGACGGAGATCGAACTGCGCCCGACACAGCTCGTCATGGCGCTGGGCAACGCTGGTTTCCCGCGCGTGCCGCAGATCGAGGGGCAGGACCGTTTCAAGGGCGCGCAGTATCATTCCAGCGCCCACTCCGGCGGTGAAGGACTTGCGGGCAAGCGCGTGGTGGTGATCGGCGCGAACAACAGCGCGCACGATATCTGTGCCGATCTGGTCGAGCACGGGGCCCACGCCACCATGGTGCAGCGCTCGTCCACCCACATCGTGCGCCAGCATACGATGACCGACGTGATGCTGAAGCAGGTCTATTCGCAGGAAGCGGTGGATGCCGGGATCACGACCGAGCTTGCCGACCTCATCAATGCGTCTGTGCCGATCCGGCTGGCGGAAATATCGGCCCGCCAGGCATGGGCGGAGATCCGCGAGGCGGAAGCGCCATTCTATGCGCGGCTGGAGCAGGCCGGGTTCAAGCTCGATTTCGCCGAAGACGGCGCTGGCATCAACGGCAAGTACCTGCGGGCGGCCTCGGGCTACTACATCGATGTCGGCGCGTCGGAGATGATCGCGGATGGCCGCATCGCGCTCAAATCGGGCACTGAAATCTCCCACCTCACCGAAACCGGCGTCGCGTTCGCCGATGGCACGCATCTCGAGGCCGACATCGTGGTCTACGCCACCGGCTTCGGGTCGATGGAGGAATGGGTTGCGCGGCTGATCGGCGAGGATGTCGCCATGAAGATCGGCAAGTGCTGGGGCTATGGTTCGGGCTACAAGGGCGATCCCGGCCCGTGGGAAGGCGAACTGCGCAACATGTGGAAGCCCACCGCGCAGGAGGGCCTGTGGTTCATGGGCGGCAACCTCGCGCAGGTGCGCTTCTACTGCAAGGTGCTCGGTCTCCAGCTCAAGGCGCGGCACGCCGGACTCGTCTAAAGCCGGTTCCAGCCAGCGTCGAGCGGCGCTGGCTGGTTCCCGTGTTACGCCGCTTCGATCCCGAAATGCTCGGCCATGAAGCCTTCCCATTCGTCGGGCGAGAGCGTCGGCCGCACCGCTTCGACCAGTTCCATCTGTTCGGGTGACGCGACGATGTTGCGCAGCGGCGGGCTGGGATCATGGGCGATCCGCACGATGGCCTCGCCCAGTAGCGCAAGATCGCCGCCGTTGCTTTCGTCTTCCGCCACGATCGCGGACACCCGCGCCAACTTTGCGCGGTTTGCAGCAGACATCTCGGCATCCGGGATCATCCGGCGTGATGCCGTGAAGCCGGTCGGGAAATCGCCGGGCTCGATCAGCGCGACACGGACCGGGGAATCGCGCAGTTCCAGGCGCAGTGTCTCGCAATAGCCCTCCAGCGCGAACTTCGATGCGCTGTACATGCCCTGCATGGGCAGCCCGACCATGCCTGCCATCGAACCGGTTACGACAAGCTTTGCCACCGGGCGCTGGCGCAGAAGCGGCAGCACCGCGCGGCACACGCGGTGCACGCCGAACACGTTGGTCTGGAACTGGGCGATCATCAGTTCGGCGGGAGTGTCCTCGATCGGCCCCATCACGCCGAACCCGGCATTGCAGACGACCATGTCGAGTCGTCCCGCCTGTCCCAGCACTTCGGCCACCGCCCGGTCTACCGAGGCGTCGCTGTCGACGTCCATCGCGATCATCCGCACGCCGTCATCCGTCTCCGTTGCTGCCGGAGCGCGCGAAGTGCCGAACACCACGTGGCCATCGGCCGCAAGCGCCGCCGCCATGATCCTGCCGATACCCGAGCTGGCCCCGGTGACCAGCGCGACCGGCGCCTGTCCGTCATTCGATCCCTTGGTCATGACCCTGTTCCTTCTGCAATTGCCTCAGGCACCTGCTCTGCGCGCGCCACCACCCCATCGGAGGATCAGGCCCATCGGAGGATCAGGGCGGCGTCATTCCGCGCCGACCCGTCGCCGCGTTGCCAGCGCCGGCCCGACCATGACGATCGCCAGCGCGGCAAGGCTGGCCGATGCGGCCAGGACGAGGCCGAGCCCGTGGGGCGCGAGCAGCTCTCCCACCGCGGTCGGCACGATGGCCGCGCCAAGCAATTGGGCCGACGCCGAAAAGGGCAGGCTGCGGCGGCTGGGATCGCATTCGATCAGAAAGCCCGAAAGCGCCGGGGTGCCAGACATCCAGGCAAAGCCGAACGCGATCATCAGTGCCCATCCGGTCGCACCGCCAGGCCCCTGGGACAGGAGCAGCAGGACCGTCGCGATCATGATCGCCCCGCTCACCGCCACCTGCATGCTGCCCCGGCTGCGCATGCCCAGCATCACCGCAAACAGCGCCCCTGCGATCTGTCCGGCGAGCGCGGCGGTCAGCCGCGGCGAAACGCTGCGCGGCGGGATGCCCTGGTGTTCCAGCCAGACGCCGAGATAGGCCCATACGCCGATCGCCGCGCCAACGAACAGCGCGGAGACCACCAGCCCCATCCAGCCCGAGAGGGGCGGACGGCCAGATGAATCACCGCCCGGATGCCCGGCGCCGGACAGGCCGAGCTGGCGCGGGACCAGCAGCAGCAAGGGCATTGCTGCCAATGCCAGCACCACCAGTGCCCGCTGGATCGTCACCGCCGGCGCGGCAGGCACCAGCACCGCAAGGCCTTGCAGCAGCGCATACTGGCTGGTTGCCTGGAGGAACAGGAACCAGCCGCTCGCCGCGTTCACATTGGCCTGCCGGGCGATCTGCGCAGCGCCCAGCGCCACAACCATGCCGCCGCCAAGCCCGGCGATCACGCGGGTCAGGAACAGCGGCAGTTCCAGCGGCAGCAGGTTGCCGAATACCATCAGCGCAATGCCGATCAGCCCCACCACCTGCGAGCGCGTCTTCCCCAGCAGGGCGATACCGGCCACGCTGCCCAGCGCGATCGCGCTGATCTCGGCCGCCGCAAGCGTGCCAAGGCGCGCTTCGATGACAAGCCCTTCGCCAACGTAGGCGCCATAGAGGGCGGGCTGTACGCCCAGCACCAGCAGGCCTGCGGCACCCAGCGCGATCGCGGGCAGGATCGTCGGCAGGACCGCAGCCGC includes the following:
- a CDS encoding flavin-containing monooxygenase, whose product is MTDVTKWLASLEAALAGEDKAAVASLFLPTGLWRDFLAFDWTLATHEGGEAIAAFAAARGGATATHSWATSAAPSASEGFISFETAVGAGRGYVRLMDGKALSLFTMLADLRGHEFPVRGRRASGVVHDAQGRNWQDLIAAERSAMGTSEQPYVLVVGAGQAGLAIGATLRLLGVPHLLIDKHPRVGDQWRSRYKSLTLHDPVWYDHMPYLPFPDHWPVFTPKDKMGDWLELYAEAMELNVWCDTELLAARHDPATGAWTARVRRGGTEIELRPTQLVMALGNAGFPRVPQIEGQDRFKGAQYHSSAHSGGEGLAGKRVVVIGANNSAHDICADLVEHGAHATMVQRSSTHIVRQHTMTDVMLKQVYSQEAVDAGITTELADLINASVPIRLAEISARQAWAEIREAEAPFYARLEQAGFKLDFAEDGAGINGKYLRAASGYYIDVGASEMIADGRIALKSGTEISHLTETGVAFADGTHLEADIVVYATGFGSMEEWVARLIGEDVAMKIGKCWGYGSGYKGDPGPWEGELRNMWKPTAQEGLWFMGGNLAQVRFYCKVLGLQLKARHAGLV
- a CDS encoding SDR family oxidoreductase, yielding MTKGSNDGQAPVALVTGASSGIGRIMAAALAADGHVVFGTSRAPAATETDDGVRMIAMDVDSDASVDRAVAEVLGQAGRLDMVVCNAGFGVMGPIEDTPAELMIAQFQTNVFGVHRVCRAVLPLLRQRPVAKLVVTGSMAGMVGLPMQGMYSASKFALEGYCETLRLELRDSPVRVALIEPGDFPTGFTASRRMIPDAEMSAANRAKLARVSAIVAEDESNGGDLALLGEAIVRIAHDPSPPLRNIVASPEQMELVEAVRPTLSPDEWEGFMAEHFGIEAA